One Ahaetulla prasina isolate Xishuangbanna chromosome 10, ASM2864084v1, whole genome shotgun sequence genomic region harbors:
- the LOC131204377 gene encoding interferon-inducible GTPase 5-like: MGNEITRYSLWRRFEEFRSDLSQGSVHKMALDYQKHLNEMQNLPLNIAVIGQAGAGKSSFVNAIRGVMDDDEDAAAVGTVEQTMVPKAYPHPFLPNIQIWDLPGIGTPRFEAAEYLQKVQFESYDVYILVTSERFTKNDALLAKEIHRMRKKFYYVRSKIDMSLEGERRKKNFNMERTLAFISKCCEDCLRRAGGLSARVFLISNWEEDQYDFPLLRETMAAELPYYKKHISTKAAELFSENELRVKKAEILSHIKKVALVSCACGAVPVPGLSMLCDIPILLDALTCICNAFGLDDHSLRILALHTGKEFEKLRSAIKKTPLANTINIGLLFSLLMQSSLWVNVSVVEVAFTFIPVFGSVFGGASSFAVTYHFLNTFLEDVLEDARNLRAMLVD; encoded by the coding sequence ATGGGCAATGAAATTACAAGGTATTCTCTATGGAGACGATTTGAAGAATTCAGGAGTGATTTGAGTCAAGGCAGCGTTCACAAAATGGCGTTGGACTACCAAAAACATTTAAATGAAATGCAAAATCTGCCCCTTAATATTGCAGTGATTGGGCAGGCAGGTGCTGGTAAATCGTCCTTTGTCAATGCCATCCGGGGTGTAATGGATGATGATGAGGATGCAGCCGCAGTTGGGACAGTAGAACAAACCATGGTGCCAAAGGCCTATCCTCATCCTTTTCTTCCCAATATCCAAATATGGGACCTCCCAGGGATCGGAACCCCTCGGTTTGAAGCAGCGGAATATCTGCAGAAAGTCCAATTTGAAAGTTATGATGTCTATATTTTGGTTACCTCTGAACGCTTTACTAAAAACGATGCTTTGCTGGCCAAAGAAATACACAGAATGAGGAAGAAGTTTTATTATGTGCGTAGCAAAATTGATATGAGCCTCGAGGgtgaaaggaggaaaaagaattTCAACATGGAGAGAACCCTGGCATTTATAAGCAAATGTTGTGAAGATTGTTTGAGAAGGGCTGGTGGTCTCTCTGCGAGAGTATTTCTGATTTCCAACTGGGAGGAAGACCAGTATGATTTCCCTCTCCTGAGGGAGACAATGGCTGCTGAACTTCCTTACTACAAGAAGCATATTTCAACCAAGGCTGCAGAGCTGTTCTCAGAAAATGAACTGAGGGTGAAAAAAGCTGAAATACTATCACATATAAAGAAGGTGGCGTTGGTGTCATGTGCTTGTGGAGCGGTGCCTGTTCCAGGTCTCTCTATGCTTTGTGATATTCCAATATTGCTGGATGCTCTGACATGTATCTGCAACGCATTTGGTCTAGATGACCATTCGCTCCGTATTTTGGCCCTTCACACTGGAAAAGAATTTGAAAAGCTGAGGTCGGCTATCAAGAAAACTCCATTAGCCAACACCATCAACATAGGATTGCTATTTTCTCTATTGATGCAGTCGTCTCTCTGGGTGAATGTGTCAGTTGTGGAAGTGGCTTTTACTTTTATACCTGTTTTTGGGTCTGTGTTTGGTGGAGCGAGTTCATTTGCTGTCACGTAtcattttctgaacacctttcttgAGGATGTTTTGGAAGATGCCCGAAATCTTCGAGCAATGCTTGTTGACTGA
- the LOC131204371 gene encoding interferon-inducible GTPase 5-like, producing MGNAITSSYLLRQFEEFRSDLSQGSVHKIALEYEQHLNETTNLPLNIAVTGQVGAGKSSFVNAIRGVKDDDEEAATVGTVEQTKEPKAYPHPSFPNIKIWDLPGIGTSRFNAAEYVQKVQFKKYDVFIMVISERFTENDALLAKEIHRMRKKCYYVRSKIDTSIESEKRKKNFNMDKTLATIRKYCEDGLREAGDLSARVFLISSWKVHMYDFPLLQERIAAELPDQKKDILTPSLLIFSENELMRKKELMQSYIKKVALVSCVCGTLRVPGLSMLCDIGILLNALKRICNTFGLDNQSLRFLEFQTGIEFEELKSAIKKTPLANTIDIGLVFSRLKKSSLWVTVSAVELVLDFIPVFGSVFGGASSFAVTYYFLNSFLDDAVEDAQNLRAKLLERSESQGKQPSSSPSIRHSSISSK from the coding sequence ATGGGCAATGCAATTACAAGCAGTTATCTCTTGAGACAATTTGAAGAATTCAGGAGTGATTTGAGTCAAGGCAGCGTTCACAAAATAGCATTGGAGTACGAACAACATTTAAATGAAACCACAAATCTGCCCCTTAATATTGCAGTTACTGGGCAGGTAGGTGCTGGTAAATCCTCCTTTGTCAATGCCATTCGGGGTGTAAAGGATGACGATGAAGAGGCAGCCACAGTTGGGACAGTAGAACAAACCAAGGAGCCAAAGGCATATCCCCACCCTTCTTTCCCTAATATAAAAATATGGGACCTTCCAGGGATTGGAACATCTAGGTTTAATGCAGCAGAATATGTGCAGAAAGtccaatttaaaaaatatgatgTCTTTATTATGGTTATCTCTGAACGCTTTACTGAAAACGATGCTTTGCTGGCCAAAGAAATACACAGAATGAGGAAGAAGTGTTACTATGTGCGTTCTAAAATTGATACCAGTATCGAAagtgaaaagaggaaaaagaatttCAATATGGACAAAACCCTGGCGACCATCAGGAAATATTGTGAAGATGGTTTGAGAGAGGCAGGTGATCTCTCTGCCAGAGTATTTCTGATCTCTAGCTGGAAGGTACACATGTATGATTTCCCTCTCCTGCAAGAGAGAATAGCCGCTGAACTTCCTGACcagaagaaagatattttaaCACCATCTCTGCTTATTTTCTCTGAAAATGAATTGATGAGGAAAAAAGAGCTAATGCAATCATATATAAAGAAGGTGGCATTGGTATCTTGTGTTTGTGGAACATTGCGTGTTCCAGGTCTCTCTATGCTTTgtgatattggaatattgctgaaTGCTCTGAAACGTATCTGCAACACATTTGGCTTAGACAACCAGTCCCTCCGGTTTCTTGAATTTCAGACGGGAATAGAATTTGAAGAGTTGAAGTCGGCTATCAAGAAAACCCCATTAGCCAATACAATCGACATAGGATTGGTATTTTCTCGATTGAAGAAGTCGTCTCTCTGGGTAACTGTGTCGGCTGTGGAATTGGTTCTTGATTTTATACCTGTTTTTGGGTCTGTGTTTGGTGGAGCAAGTTCATTTGCTGTCACATACTATTTTCTGAACAGCTTTCTGGATGATGCGGTGGAAGACGCCCAAAATCTTCGAGCAAAGCTTCTTGAGCGATCAGAGTCCCAGGGAAAGCAGCCATCCTCTTCCCCTTCAATTAGACACTCAAGCATTTCATCCAAATGA
- the LOC131204367 gene encoding interferon-gamma-inducible GTPase 10-like isoform X2, with product MCFVPSAHTQKVLHVGRRSERACDVHVFESTSELISSTEQKATMGNIFPKDDVRREFEDLKSDLNRGKIPEAAAEYRGYVNEMQNLPLNIAVVGKAGAGKSSFINAVWGINDDDDEAAEVWTVEETKVPKAHPHPSFPNITIWELPEIRERNSKAAEYFEKVQFERYDVFIMLVTDRFTENDAFLAKEIQRMRKKFYYVRSKIDLSIEGERRKRNFNMEKTLETIRNYCEDNLKESSELPERVFLVSNLHVHMYEFPLLREKMAAELPDYKKHILTLAGQFFSENNLMDKKIKMKSYIERFAKLSWVCGAAIVWPLSLACDIGILIVAWEWFWKVFGLDKSSLHFLALQTGKGFKELKSGNRERPLVSTVHAQLVFFLLLKSAFWVMLPSVKYLGISLAETVSVMKLVLDYMPGIGSVFDGVSSYAFMHYFLNRFLDNAVEDAQNVREKLLK from the exons atgtgttttgtaccctctgcgcatacgcagaaggttttgcacgtCGGCAGAAGGTCTGAGCGCGCATGTGATGTGCACGTGTTTGAGAGCACTTCCGAacta ATAAGCAGCACAGAACAAAAAGCAACTATGGGCAATATATTTCCAAAAGACGACGTAAGGAGAGAATTTGAAGATTTAAAGAGTGATTTGAATCGAGGAAAAATCCCCGAAGCAGCAGCTGAATACCGAGGATATGTAAATGAAATGCAAAACCTGCCACTCAATATTGCAGTTGTTGGAAAGGCCGGTGCTGGGAAATCCTCCTTCATTAATGCCGTCTGGGgtataaatgatgatgatgatgaagctgCCGAGGTCTGGACAGTTGAGGAAACCAAAGTGCCAAAGGCAcatccccacccctcttttcccAACATAACGATATGGGAGCTACCAGAGATCAGAGAGCGTAATTCTAAGGCAGCTGAATATTTCGAGAAGGTCCAGTTTGAAAGATACGATGTCTTTATTATGCTTGTCACCGACCGCTTTACTGAAAATGATGCTTTCCTGGCAAAGGAAATACAAAGAATGAGGAAGAAGTTTTATTATGTGCGTTCTAAAATAGATCTCAGTATCGAAGgtgaaaggaggaaaaggaatttCAACATGGAGAAAACCCTGGAGACCATCAGGAATTATTGTGAAGATAATTTGAAAGAGTCATCTGAGCTCCCTGAGAGGGTATTTCTGGTATCCAACCTGCATGTACATATGTATGAATTCCCTCTCCTGAGAGAGAAAATGGCCGCCGAACTTCCTGATTACAAGAAACACATTTTAACTCTGGCTGGGCAGTTTTTTTCAGAGAATAATTTGATGGACaaaaagattaaaatgaaatcataTATAGAGAGGTTTGCAAAGTTATCTTGGGTTTGTGGAGCAGCGATTGTTTGGCCCCTCTCTCTAGCTTGTGATATTGGAATCCTAATAGTTGCATGGGAATGGTTCTGGAAGGTGTTTGGCTTAGACAAGAGTTCCCTCCATTTTCTGGCACTTCAGACAGGAAAAGGGTTTAAAGAGCTGAAATCGGGGAACCGGGAAAGGCCATTAGTCAGTACCGTCCATGCACAGCTGGtattttttctccttctgaagTCTGCTTTTTGGGTTATGCTCCCATCTGTGAAATATTTGGGGATCTCTCTTGCTGAAACTGTGTCGGTTATGAAACTGGTTCTTGATTACATGCCTGGAATCGGGTCTGTATTTGATGGAGTGAGTTCATATGCTTTCATGCATTATTTTCTGAACAGATTTCTTGACAATGCGGTGGAGGATGCCCAGAACGTTCGAGAAAAGCTTCTTAAGTGA
- the LOC131204367 gene encoding interferon-gamma-inducible GTPase 10-like isoform X1 — MCFVPSAHTQKVLHVGRRSERACDVHVFESTSELVRKISSTEQKATMGNIFPKDDVRREFEDLKSDLNRGKIPEAAAEYRGYVNEMQNLPLNIAVVGKAGAGKSSFINAVWGINDDDDEAAEVWTVEETKVPKAHPHPSFPNITIWELPEIRERNSKAAEYFEKVQFERYDVFIMLVTDRFTENDAFLAKEIQRMRKKFYYVRSKIDLSIEGERRKRNFNMEKTLETIRNYCEDNLKESSELPERVFLVSNLHVHMYEFPLLREKMAAELPDYKKHILTLAGQFFSENNLMDKKIKMKSYIERFAKLSWVCGAAIVWPLSLACDIGILIVAWEWFWKVFGLDKSSLHFLALQTGKGFKELKSGNRERPLVSTVHAQLVFFLLLKSAFWVMLPSVKYLGISLAETVSVMKLVLDYMPGIGSVFDGVSSYAFMHYFLNRFLDNAVEDAQNVREKLLK, encoded by the exons atgtgttttgtaccctctgcgcatacgcagaaggttttgcacgtCGGCAGAAGGTCTGAGCGCGCATGTGATGTGCACGTGTTTGAGAGCACTTCCGAactagtaaggaag ATAAGCAGCACAGAACAAAAAGCAACTATGGGCAATATATTTCCAAAAGACGACGTAAGGAGAGAATTTGAAGATTTAAAGAGTGATTTGAATCGAGGAAAAATCCCCGAAGCAGCAGCTGAATACCGAGGATATGTAAATGAAATGCAAAACCTGCCACTCAATATTGCAGTTGTTGGAAAGGCCGGTGCTGGGAAATCCTCCTTCATTAATGCCGTCTGGGgtataaatgatgatgatgatgaagctgCCGAGGTCTGGACAGTTGAGGAAACCAAAGTGCCAAAGGCAcatccccacccctcttttcccAACATAACGATATGGGAGCTACCAGAGATCAGAGAGCGTAATTCTAAGGCAGCTGAATATTTCGAGAAGGTCCAGTTTGAAAGATACGATGTCTTTATTATGCTTGTCACCGACCGCTTTACTGAAAATGATGCTTTCCTGGCAAAGGAAATACAAAGAATGAGGAAGAAGTTTTATTATGTGCGTTCTAAAATAGATCTCAGTATCGAAGgtgaaaggaggaaaaggaatttCAACATGGAGAAAACCCTGGAGACCATCAGGAATTATTGTGAAGATAATTTGAAAGAGTCATCTGAGCTCCCTGAGAGGGTATTTCTGGTATCCAACCTGCATGTACATATGTATGAATTCCCTCTCCTGAGAGAGAAAATGGCCGCCGAACTTCCTGATTACAAGAAACACATTTTAACTCTGGCTGGGCAGTTTTTTTCAGAGAATAATTTGATGGACaaaaagattaaaatgaaatcataTATAGAGAGGTTTGCAAAGTTATCTTGGGTTTGTGGAGCAGCGATTGTTTGGCCCCTCTCTCTAGCTTGTGATATTGGAATCCTAATAGTTGCATGGGAATGGTTCTGGAAGGTGTTTGGCTTAGACAAGAGTTCCCTCCATTTTCTGGCACTTCAGACAGGAAAAGGGTTTAAAGAGCTGAAATCGGGGAACCGGGAAAGGCCATTAGTCAGTACCGTCCATGCACAGCTGGtattttttctccttctgaagTCTGCTTTTTGGGTTATGCTCCCATCTGTGAAATATTTGGGGATCTCTCTTGCTGAAACTGTGTCGGTTATGAAACTGGTTCTTGATTACATGCCTGGAATCGGGTCTGTATTTGATGGAGTGAGTTCATATGCTTTCATGCATTATTTTCTGAACAGATTTCTTGACAATGCGGTGGAGGATGCCCAGAACGTTCGAGAAAAGCTTCTTAAGTGA
- the LOC131204367 gene encoding interferon-inducible GTPase 5-like isoform X3 has translation MGNIFPKDDVRREFEDLKSDLNRGKIPEAAAEYRGYVNEMQNLPLNIAVVGKAGAGKSSFINAVWGINDDDDEAAEVWTVEETKVPKAHPHPSFPNITIWELPEIRERNSKAAEYFEKVQFERYDVFIMLVTDRFTENDAFLAKEIQRMRKKFYYVRSKIDLSIEGERRKRNFNMEKTLETIRNYCEDNLKESSELPERVFLVSNLHVHMYEFPLLREKMAAELPDYKKHILTLAGQFFSENNLMDKKIKMKSYIERFAKLSWVCGAAIVWPLSLACDIGILIVAWEWFWKVFGLDKSSLHFLALQTGKGFKELKSGNRERPLVSTVHAQLVFFLLLKSAFWVMLPSVKYLGISLAETVSVMKLVLDYMPGIGSVFDGVSSYAFMHYFLNRFLDNAVEDAQNVREKLLK, from the coding sequence ATGGGCAATATATTTCCAAAAGACGACGTAAGGAGAGAATTTGAAGATTTAAAGAGTGATTTGAATCGAGGAAAAATCCCCGAAGCAGCAGCTGAATACCGAGGATATGTAAATGAAATGCAAAACCTGCCACTCAATATTGCAGTTGTTGGAAAGGCCGGTGCTGGGAAATCCTCCTTCATTAATGCCGTCTGGGgtataaatgatgatgatgatgaagctgCCGAGGTCTGGACAGTTGAGGAAACCAAAGTGCCAAAGGCAcatccccacccctcttttcccAACATAACGATATGGGAGCTACCAGAGATCAGAGAGCGTAATTCTAAGGCAGCTGAATATTTCGAGAAGGTCCAGTTTGAAAGATACGATGTCTTTATTATGCTTGTCACCGACCGCTTTACTGAAAATGATGCTTTCCTGGCAAAGGAAATACAAAGAATGAGGAAGAAGTTTTATTATGTGCGTTCTAAAATAGATCTCAGTATCGAAGgtgaaaggaggaaaaggaatttCAACATGGAGAAAACCCTGGAGACCATCAGGAATTATTGTGAAGATAATTTGAAAGAGTCATCTGAGCTCCCTGAGAGGGTATTTCTGGTATCCAACCTGCATGTACATATGTATGAATTCCCTCTCCTGAGAGAGAAAATGGCCGCCGAACTTCCTGATTACAAGAAACACATTTTAACTCTGGCTGGGCAGTTTTTTTCAGAGAATAATTTGATGGACaaaaagattaaaatgaaatcataTATAGAGAGGTTTGCAAAGTTATCTTGGGTTTGTGGAGCAGCGATTGTTTGGCCCCTCTCTCTAGCTTGTGATATTGGAATCCTAATAGTTGCATGGGAATGGTTCTGGAAGGTGTTTGGCTTAGACAAGAGTTCCCTCCATTTTCTGGCACTTCAGACAGGAAAAGGGTTTAAAGAGCTGAAATCGGGGAACCGGGAAAGGCCATTAGTCAGTACCGTCCATGCACAGCTGGtattttttctccttctgaagTCTGCTTTTTGGGTTATGCTCCCATCTGTGAAATATTTGGGGATCTCTCTTGCTGAAACTGTGTCGGTTATGAAACTGGTTCTTGATTACATGCCTGGAATCGGGTCTGTATTTGATGGAGTGAGTTCATATGCTTTCATGCATTATTTTCTGAACAGATTTCTTGACAATGCGGTGGAGGATGCCCAGAACGTTCGAGAAAAGCTTCTTAAGTGA
- the LOC131204376 gene encoding interferon-inducible GTPase 5-like, with protein MGNQVPKDFLRMEFEDLKKDLNQGNIHKVAAKYQKQLNEIQKLPLNIAVTGDAGVGKSSFVNAFRGVNDDDDEAAEVGPGKETMELKAYPHPSFPNIKIWDLPGIGTYKVKAAEYLKKVQFESYDVFIMLISDRFTENNAMLAKEIQRMRKKVYYVCSRIDITIDNEKRKRNFNVKDTLASMRKYCERSLKEAAGVSSSVYLISSREVHKYDFPLLQERIAAELPNRKKDILTLSLQIFSEDKLMRKKELMKSYIKKVAWVSCVCGAVPVPGLSMACDVGILIGALRYFCKVFGLDEGSLRFLALQTGKEFEELRSAIKKTPLANAIDAELVFSLLMKSSLWVVMSVVELALDFIPVIGSLFGGASSYVVTYHFLNSFLDDAVEDARNVRAKLLKQ; from the coding sequence ATGGGCAATCAAGTTCCAAAGGATTTTTTAAGGATGGAATTTGAAGATTTGAAGAAAGATTTGAATCAAGGCAACATCCACAAAGTGGCAGCAAAATACCAAAAACAGTTAAATGAAATACAAAAACTGCCCCTTAATATTGCAGTTACTGGAGATGCTGGCGTTGGGAAATCCTCCTTTGTCAATGCCTTCCGAGgagtaaatgatgatgatgatgaagcagCCGAGGTCGGGCCAGGAAAAGAAACCATGGAGCTGAAGGCATATCCTCACCCTTCATTCCCTAATATAAAAATATGGGACCTTCCAGGGATCGGAACATATAAGGTTAAGGCAGCGGAATATCTGAAGAAAGTCCAATTTGAAAGTTATGATGTCTTTATTATGCTTATTTCTGACCGTTTCACTGAAAACAATGCTATGCTGGCAAAGGAAATACAAAGAATGAGGAAGAAGGTTTACTATGTTTGCAGCAGAATAGATATCACTATCGACaatgaaaagaggaaaaggaatttCAATGTGAAAGACACCTTGGCATCCATGAGGAAATATTGTGAACGTAGCTTGAAAGAGGCAGCTGGGGTTTCCTCAAGTGTGTATCTGATATCCAGCCGGGAGGTACACAAGTATGATTTCCCTCTCCTGCAAGAGAGAATAGCTGCCGAACTTCCTAaccgcaagaaagatattttaaCACTGTCTCTGCAGATTTTCTCAGAAGATAAATTGATGAGGAAAAAAGAGCTAATGAAGTCATACATAAAGAAAGTAGCGTGGGTATCTTGTGTTTGTGGAGCAGTGCCTGTCCCTGGTCTCTCTATGGCTTGTGATGTTGGGATTTTGATAGGTGCTCTGAGATATTTCTGCAAGGTGTTTGGCTTAGATGAAGGGTCCCTCCGTTTTCTGGCACTTCAGACAGGAAAAGAATTTGAAGAGCTGAGGTCGGCTATCAAGAAAACCCCGTTAGCCAACGCAATCGATGCGGAATTGGTGTTTTCTCTCTTGATGAAGTCATCTCTCTGGGTTGTCATGTCGGTTGTGGAACTGGCTCTTGATTTCATACCTGTTATTGGGTCTTTGTTTGGTGGAGCGAGTTCATATGTTGTCACGTATCATTTTCTGAACAGCTTTCTTGATGATGCTGTGGAAGACGCCCGAAATGTTCGTGCAAAACTTCTTAAGCAATAA